The DNA segment ATATAATTCCCGAATTTGAAAAATTATTTAGACAAAAGTTACAATTAAATAATTGCAAGCTGAAAAAGAAAAAGCAAGAGAATAATTACGAGATTATTACTCCGGCGAAAGATATTTTTCTGATGTATTGGTGCGAATTTCCCGAAATTACGTTAGTATACCAACCTGTAGGAATACGTACAAAGCAAACTATGGTTTATGAGCAAGCTATTCGCTCTCATATTAGCTTTTGTGTAAGCAGTATCCAAGAAGGCGCCAAGATTTCTACCAACTAGACTGAGGAATGGCGATCGCTCACCGTAGGCGATCGTCAAATCCAAACAAAGCCTCAATGGATAACTCAAATTTTATAAAAAAAGACAGAATAGTTTGACATTCTGTCTGTATTAATATTCTTTGGTGATTATTAAAATTCATTAATAATCATTTCTCACTGCAACAATGCTATAACAACTTTAACAATACCTGGTCAATACCACAGCACTTGTTTTACCAATACTCAAAAACAAGCTAAATAAGCTTTTCCACTGCTCCACTAAACTGTTCATAAGGAGAAACTCCCACAATCTTTTCTGTTAACTCACCATCTTTAAAAATTAACACGGCTGGAATACTGCGAAGTCCAAACCTTTTGAAGAGAGGTTTATTGTTGTCTACGTCTACCTTAACCACTTTAACGCGGCCTTTGTACTCATCAGCTAGTTGATCCATTAACGGACTGACAAGGCGACATGGGCCACACCAAGTAGCAGTAAAGTCAACTACAACGACTTTATCTTCACTTAAAACGGTATCAAATTCATTTTCTTGAACGTAAGCAACTGTATCAGTAGGCATTAATTTTATTTCCAATATCAAACTAAAATTTTTGTAAACAGAAGAAGATGAAAGTATGATTGTTTCTGTGTTGATACAGTTAGTTGTTCACCACAGATACCTGATCAAGAACCTTGTCATCAGTTCTTGATACCTTACTAGTAAAAATCTTGAAACACAGATATTAAAAGATATTACAATATGAGTATTTCCTTTAATTCTTGTGGAAGTGTTTCATTAAGGCTAATTACGAGATTTATATCTTTTATATAGATATACTCTCCTGAAATAAACAATTAGCGCTCTACGCAACAAAGCATAGAGCGCTGAGAGTATTTTAAGCTTTAAGCGGGCATAATTTGAACAATGAGCGAGCGTTTATCAAGTGACTGGACTTTTCCTACTTGACTCAGATCAGTCACAATGCGTTCTAGCATTTGTCCGGCTTGTTCTCGATATTGATTTTCCCGACCCCGTAAACGAATAGCAAATTTAACGGAATCACCTTTACTCAACCACTGAAGCGCTTGCTCAATACGTAAATTATAATCAGCCGCACCAACGTTGGGGCGGAATCGGACTTCTTTGACGGTGGGTCTAGCACTTTGACCCTGGCGTTTTTTCTTCTGATACTGTAGCTTACCGTAGTTAAGAATTTTCGCTACTGGAGTGTCTTTGCTTTGCGAAACTACAACTAGGTCAAGCTCTACACTCTGGGCTAATTGTAGAGCTTCGTAGGTATCGATTAAACCACGATTGTTATTCTCATGGTCAATCAAGAAGACCTGGGGTGACTTGATTTGGGAATTAATCAGCTGCTTTTGGACTACGATAATCGCTTCCTCCTAATTTTCAATGCTCTGTCTTGCAAGTATTACTAAGGTAACACAGTACTATCTATATTGTTTACTATAAAATATTACTTCATCACTTTCGTTAAGACTTTTACCAAAAGGTTGATTTTTTTAATGTAAAATGAATTATTTTTACTATTGACTATTTATGAATATTTTATGTTGAGTCTTTTATTTATTTTGATTGTTAAGATGTGGTTAATATCATAATACGAGAATGCAGGTTATGGTTAGGCAAAATTTTGAGAACACATTGGCTGCTATCGAGTTAAATGCAGCGAGAAAATTAAATTGGAACTATCAGCAATTTAAAGACTGTTTCAGCTTTAAAGTCAATAATGAAGCGATTGAGATAGAACACGATCAAACTGCCATCAAAGAACCAGAATTAGAAATTTTAAAGCAAGCTTTATTAGATTATGGTTTTCAATACAAAAAAACCATAAATGATTTTATCTTGGTGTTTGAGCAAGACGTTGAGTTAAGATAGGGCAAAATCAAAATAATGGGCTTTCAGCATTTATTTATGGGATGTTACATCTTGATTTTATTGCTAGCACAATGAATGTGTGACTTTCTCCACGGTTTTTGATGTTAACTCCACGATGCTAAAAGCTTATCTGAGAAAGCTAAATAATTCAAAACACCCTACGGGTTTGTGGTAACTCGTTCTCGTACCACTACGCGGAAGCAAGGTACGCCGAGAGTCCCGTAGGGAAGAGTAGGCAAGCCTACAAAATTCAAAATGAAAGAGATTAATAACACTAAGCATCCTAGCTTTCAGGATTATGCAATTAAAAATACTTTATCTTACTCATCTTCGTTTCCTGGTGGACGTTCGCTCCGGCTTTGTTGAGCGTGCCACTCCAAAACAATGCGTTCCAGCATCTCAATATGCGTGCATCCGTTAACAGTAGCATACATCTTGATTAACTGTTCTACTTCAGGACTAATGTGACTTATGTCTAGTTTGTAATTTTCTTTCATGTTCCTTAACTGCACTAGGAAATTCTATGTGTAGCGAGCGGGAGAGAAGTGCAAGTTCAAATAATTACTACTTAAAGCAGTCACCCGAATTTAACTAGATAATGTTTAGCGATCGCTAGAATATTTTCCCTAAAAAGCCAACCTATTGTAAGTTATCTGTGTTTATTGTTTGACTACTTTCCAATGATGTAAATACATCATTACTTAATACTTCTTTAGTAAAATATTTTAAGGTTGAAGCTAAAGCCAGTTGGGAGGCTATTTGATAAGTAATTTCTGGAGACATTTCTTTTTGTTGATTCAACAGTTCAACAAAGCTTTCAAAGTCACGCATTACGCAATATCTGTGTAGTGCAGATTTTCTATCTATTTGATGAAATTTTTCGTCAATTTTCTCTTTAGCTTCTTTTTCAGCCTCAGAGATGGAATTAACGAATCCGTTATAGTGACATAATTCACCAGAAATCTTGTAGTAATAAGCTTTTCCGCTTAATTGTTCCTCTTCAATAGTAATTGAATGAAACTTGTACTCAATTTTGTACTTATTAGATTCCATAAATAGCAGACATCATATAGTTTGACATAAGTTGTCTCCAAAATTATGAGTACTTAGAGATGGAAATCCCGGAGACAAGCCTGTCAATAATAAAAGGTAAAAGCCTGTTAATATTAGCAACAAAAATTGTGACCGAATTTTATCCTTACTCCCCATTTTAACACGAGATTTAACAAGGCTACATAATCTCTCTCTGAGAGCCTGAGATATAAATTTTATGAGGATAGAGTATCTCATTTGTAGTTTATTTTGGAAATCAATAATTTAAGGAAATTTTTATGTAAAATCTGATTGATCTGTTTTAAATGCAGAGTAGATTAGGTAGGAATGTGTAGTTTACCAAGTCATGCTGCAAAAATGGGTAATATTCCACTAGAAACAGACCAGCAGATGCGTAGTTAATCAATCACTCAAATAGAAGAATTAGCTGAGGCGTTGTTGAATTTCTCCATCTCAAGGGATTTGGCGAACTACTTGGCGAAGATCCCCCAATCTCCAGCCAACTCATAAAAATAGCCGATATGTAGCTATGCGATCGCCTGACATAACACGACTCAACTACAATATATATAGATATTGTTGAGAATTGTATAGTTAGGGTCTAGCTGTCATGGCTCCCGCCGTTTTAATTCAAAATCTACAAAAGCGTTACGGTACTGTTGAAGCCGTCAAAGATGTTTCTTTCCAGGTGGAACCAGGGGAAATCTTTGGTTTACTCGGCCCCAACGGTGCAGGTAAAACCACTACTCTACGTGCTTTGTGTACCCTCACCACTCCAGATGCTGGCAAAATCGAGGTATCTGGTATTTCTGTGTTGGATAACCCCAGAGTAGCTAGACAACGGCTAGGCTATGTTGCTCAAGAAGTCGCTTTAGATAAAGTGCTAACAGGAAAAGAACTGCTGCAATTACAAGCAGCACTTTATCACCTTCCCAATGCCATAGCCAAACAGCGAATCGATACAGTTTTAGATTTACTCGGTCTACAAGAATACGCCAATAAAAAAACAGGAACCTATTCCGGTGGGTTACGCAAACGCCTAGACTTAGCGGCTGGCTTACTGCACTCGCCAGATGTACTGGTGTTAGATGAACCAACAGTAGGACTTGATATTGAAAGCCGTTTCGTGGTTTGGGAATTCTTGCGAAAACTCCGAGTATCGGGGACAACGGTTGTGATTACCAGCCACTATTTAGAAGAAATTGACGCGCTAGCCGATCGCGTGGCTATTATCGACCGTGGTGTAGTGATTGCCGTTGGTACACCTTCAGAGCTAAAAGATAGGGTTGGAGGCGATCGCATCACCTTAAGAATCCGCGAGTTCTCCCCCACAGCAGAAGCAGAACAAGCTAAATCCCTACTGCAAGGATTACCTTTTGTCAAGGAAGTTATCATCAACAACGCTCAAGGTAATTCCTTGAACCTGGTAGTAACACCACAAAATGATGCTTTAATAACCATCCAGCAAGCACTCAACAACGCCAGCCTACCAATTTTTGGTATCGCCCAATCCCGTCCCAGCCTCGATGATGTCTATCTAGCAGCCACCGGACGCACCCTACTTGATGCCGAATTAGCAGCAGTAGCCAACCGCGATCCCAAGGCTGAGAAGAAACAGAATATGAGATAGGGACTGGGTACTAGGTACTGGGTACTGGGAGAAGATAAATAAATCTGATTCCTCATCCCCAACCCCCAACCCCCAATCCCCAACCCTCAATCCCCAATCCCCAATCCCCAAAATTATGAGTGTCACCCCCAAATCAGATATCAATTGGCAACCAGCCACATCACCGCAAACGAACCTTAATACTGCACCTAACTTTTTTGGTGATCTAGTGCAGGAAACCCTGGCGTTAACTCGTCGCTTGTTTATTCAATTACAACGCCGTCCCTCCACCTTATTAGCTGGGATTATTCAGCCTGTAATGTGGTTAGTGTTATTTGGCGCTTTGTTCCAAAATGCTCCCAAAGGTTTATTCGGCAGTACGACAAATTACGGACAATTCTTAGCTGCGGGTGTAATAGTATTTACAGCTTTTGCCGGGGCTTTGAATGCTGGTTTACCGATCATGTTTGACCGTGAGTTCGGCTTTTTGAATCGGTTATTAGTCGCTCCCCTCGCCTCCCGCTTTTCCATTGTCTTTGCTTCAGCTATTTTTATTGTCAGCCAAAGTTTACTGCAAGCTGCCGTAATCGTTGCTGCTGCGGCTTTCCTTGGCGCTGGCTTACCAGATGTAGCTGGGTTGGGTGCGATCGCTTTAATTGTCTTCCTACTCGCTTTAGGTGTCACCGCAATTTCCTTGGGATTGGCTTTTGCCCTACCCGGACACATCGAGTTAATTGCAGTCATCTTTGTCACCAACCTACCATTACTCTTTGCTAGTACAGCCCTCGCCCCTTTGTCTTTCATGCCCAAGTGGTTGCAGGTGGTTGCTACCCTCAATCCCCTCAGCTACGCCATTGAACCAATTCGTTATCTCTATCTCCACAGTCAATGGGGATTGGGTGATGTAGTGATGCAGGCCTCTTGGGGTGATGTCACTTTTGGGGGAGCATTGCTAATATTGTTTAGCTTTGCTTTTGTTGCATTATTGAGTATTCAGCCCCAACTACGGCGGACTCTTGCTTAAAATCAAAGCAAGATGGTGTTAGAGGAATCTTAGAGTCAAAACCCATGAAAAAACTATTTTTACCAGTTAGCAAACTCTTAGTAGGATTAGCAGGAATCAGCTTTGCTTCCTTGCTGACAGCACAGCCAAGCTTGGCTCAACTCGGCACAGTAGATGCAGGCGGTAATAATTCGGACAATCAAAATAATAACCTTAACTTCGACTCTGGCAATTTCAATATGTTTGAGTTAATCCATCGGGCAAACTTAGGGAATGGCTCATTTGACGCTAATAGCCAGAGTCAACAAATAGACGATGCAGCTAGGGCATTTAGAGAAAGGCAAAATAAGGCTACTAATGTTCAGCCCCAGGGACAGATACTTCCCACGTTGCCTGTCACTGGAACACCATCAGCCGATAGTCCATCAACTTTGACTATCCCTGGTAACAATTAATCTAGGGAGTAGGGAGTAAGAGAAAAATCAAAAGTCATGACTCCTTACTCACTACTCAGCACTTAACTTACAGTCCCAAAGCCGCTAAAACATCGCCAGCATGGGTTGTTGTGTTGACACTCGCATCAACATGAACAATTTTACCGTCGGGGCCAATTACGTAAGTGACACGCTTGGCATAACCGCCGCCGTCAACATCGTAAGCGCTGATTAAGGTTTTATTCGTGTCAGCCAGCAAGGGAAAATTCAAATTATATTTTTGGGTAAATGCTTGATGAGAACCTTCATCATCAGCACTCACACCCAAAACAACTACATCCTTGTTTTTGTAATCAGATTGAGCATCACGGAAGCTACAAGCTTGTTTAGTGCAGCCTGGTGTATCATCTTTGGGGTAAAAATACAAAACCACTGTCTTCCCAGCAAAATCAGATAACGAAACGGTGTTACCGTTGGTATCTTTGACGGTAAATGCAGGTGCATCCGTACCAACCGCTAGAGGCATAATGAACCTTTCCTGTTTCAGATTTTTGATGACTTTGAAATTTTACAATAATTTACAATACTTTCATGACAATCTTAGGAAACTGGTGACTGGGAAAAATTCTTTTCCTGCCCAATTCCCAGTATTCAATTCTAATTACGAATCGAATTAAGAATTATGCCTACAATGGTCTCCCCAACACCCAAAGCTTTCTCGTACCCACAAACCACCATAGAAAGAGCAAGGCGATCGCTCATTTGTTCTCCCTTCAATATTGGACTATTTGCAACCATGCGTAGTCAGAGCGTTTCCGTAGGTGCGATCGCCAATGAAACTGGTGTTAAAAACGGTTATACCAAAAATTCATTACCAGAATTGGTATGCGATAACGAATTAGATTGGTTAATCCAAGTGGGTTTATTACGGCGAGAAGTAGACGGACAAGGCATTACAGACGGTTTCCGCCTCACTCCTCTGGGACACCAACTTATAGAAAAATACCAAGGAAAAAACTTGCCTGCACCTTCCTGGCGCGATCGCCTATACGATATTGTAATTCGTTGGTTTCGGCTCCCCTTTTGAATGTAGGGGTGTAGGGGTATGGGGTTTAGGGGTTTAGGGGTATTCTTTCCCTTACACCCTCACACCCTTACACCCTCACACCCTTACACCCTCATACCCTTACACCCTTACACCCTCACACCCTTACACCCTTACACCCTCACACCCTCACACCCCTACTCCTAAAATAAAAAACCCAAAAGTTAGGATGAGGAAGTTCTAGGGAACAATATATACGGAGAAACATCAACCCATTTATGAAATCTTTACCATTTTCATTTGATTGAATTGGTGAGATTGTTAACTAGGGTTTGATGAGTAAGTCCTGACGCTGGTATATTCTCTAAACTTGCAGACAATACCTATCATCAATTTACTTCAGTAGCTGCCCAAACTTCTGACATTTGAGCAGTAAATTGCTATATTATCCCCCAACTATCTCACCCCTTATTTTGAATAACTAAAAGTGGCTATGAAATCAATAATGGTAGTGGGAACAACATCCCACGCTGGAAAATCACTGATAAGTACGGCTATTTGTCGCATTTTGTCACGGCGTGGTTGGCGAGTAGCACCCTTCAAGGGGCAAAATATGGCATTAAATGCCTATGTCACAGCCAATGGGGGAGAAATTGGCTACGCACAAGCAGTACAAGCCTGGGCAGCAGGGGTGGTACCGTGGGTAGAAATGAATCCAATTCTACTCAAACCTCAAGGAGATATGACTTCTCAAGTCATTATTAGAGGTAGACCTGTAGGCAGAGTCAATGCTGCTGATTATTATGAGCAGTATTTTGAACCTGGTTGGCGGGCAATTGAAGAATCTCTACAACATTTAGCAACCGAATTTGATTTAGTCGTTTGTGAAGGCGCGGGTAGTCCAGCAGAAATCAACCTTAAGCACCGCGACTTAACTAATATGCGGGTAGCAAAATATTTGAATGCCCCAACTCTATTAGTAGTTGATATTGACCGTGGTGGTGCTTTTGCTCACGTAGTCGGCACACTAGAATTATTAGACCCAGAAGAACGCCAACTAATTAAAGGTGTAGTCATTAACAAATTCCGGGGACAGCGATCGCTTCTAGACCCAGGAATCAAATGGTTAGAAGAACGGACTGGTATTCCTGTGGTCGGTGTAATTCCCTACTTACAAGAAGTTTTCCCCGCCGAAGATTCCCTAGACTTGTTAGAACGCAAAACACACAAAGCCCACGCAGATCTCCAAATCACAGTTGTTCGCTTACCGCGAATTGCCAACTTTACCGACTTCGACCCTCTAGAATCAGAACCCACCGTTGCGGTCAAATACATTAGCCCGAAACAAGATTTAGGACACCCAGATGCAGTAATTTTGCCAGGGACAAAAACTACAATTGCCGACTTGATATTATTGCAAAAGACTGGCATGGCAGAAGCAATCCAGAACTACGCAGCCTCCGGGGGTACAGTTTTGGGTATTTGCGGTGGCTACCAAATTCTGGGGCAAATGATCGCCGATCCAGAAGGTATCGAAGGCCAAGCTGGTAGATATCAGGGCTTGAATCTCTTACCAATTAGAACCGTAATCACCGGACAAAAGATTGCTCGTCAGCGCCAAGTTAGCTCCAATTTCCCGCAACAGGGTTTACCAGTCAACGGCTTTGAGATTCACCAAGGGCGATCGCGCGTGGAACCACAAGGCGATAGCCAAGCTTTCCAACCTCTATTCGATGACGTTAACTTAGGCTTAGTAGATAGCTGTCAATCTGTTTGGGGTAGTTATCTACACGGATTGTTTGACAATGGCCCCTGGCGGCGTGCTTGGTTAAATCGTCTTCGTCAACAGCGCGGTTTAAAATCTCTACCTACAGGTGTGGCTAACTACCGCGAACAACGAGAGCAGATGTTAGATAATATAGCTACTGAAGTAGAAAACCATTTAGACTTGACCCCCTTTCTGCCCTAGCGAGGCTAGTATCTCATGAATGTTTGCGTCCGATTCTTGCCAGATGATGTCACCACTAATGCTGAAGTGGGAGAAGCCCTATTAGATGTAGCAGATCGGGCGGGAGTATTCATTCCCACTGGTTGTCTGATGGGTTCATGTCATGCTTGCACTGTGGAACTTGAAGATGGCGAAGTCATCCGTGCTTGTCTTAGTGCTGTACCACCAGGGCGCGAAGAGTTAATTATTCATCTATTTAGCGACCCAACTTGGTAAGAAAATGTAGCCCTTAGTTTCTTGTAAGAGTTGCTACAATCTAGCCAGAGCAAGAGTTTTGAGAGTCAGTGCGGTGCATCTCTATTGCCCCGTCTTGGCTTAAATAGAACTCTTCATCATTTTTGAGAAAGTAGCATAATTGCAAGTATTTTGGTAAGACATTTTGTAAGTAAGCAATGTTCTACTCTGTAACCCCGATGACATCCGATAAAGTAGTCAATAAATCCGTGGTTGTGTAGGGCTTAGATATAAATCTGTCTGCACCAGCCACAATCGCTTTTTGCTCGTTGGCGGGTAAGCCACTGGTGGCAATAATCTTGACATTGGGGTTGATGGTGCGTAGGGTGCGGATGGCGGTTAATCCGTCCATGTTGGGCATGAGCATATCTAGCAAGACGGCACTGATTTCCGGTTGATATTCGACATAGAGCGCGATCGCCTCAATGCCATCGTTAGCTACCAAAATTTTATAGTTATAATCCGCCAGGGCTTCTTGTGCAGTTTGTTGGATGATCGTTTCATCATCGACAACTAAAATCAACTCGCCATTACCTCTAGGCAATTCTGTTTTTGCTATGGTCTCGGTTGCTGTTCCTTTTCCTCTGAGTAAGAACACCTGAAATTCTGTGCCTTGACCTACCTGACTTGCCACTTCTACAAAACCGCCGTGGTTCTTGACGATACCTAAAACCGTTGATAGTCCTAGCCCTGTACCTTTACCGACTTCTTTCGTGGTAAAAAAGGGATCAAATATGCGTTCTAAGATTTCTGGCGGAATTCCTGTGCCTGTATCTGAGATGGTGACAACAATGTAGTCTCCTACTTCCGACTCTAAGTGCATTCGGGCATAGGTAGAGTCGATTACCCGATTGGTGGCAGTGATAGTAAGCTTACCACCATTGGGCATAGCGTCACGGGCATTGACTGCCAAGTTCATGAACACCTGTTCTAATTGGGTGGGATCGGCTTGCACCATCCACAAGGTGTTTGTCGGAATATCAGTAATGATTTCAATGGATTTAGGAAATGTCTGTTGGATGACTTTGGCTAACTCTTTGAGCAAATGTCCAGGTTGCAGGAAGATGCGTTGACCTTCGGTACCACGGGCAAAGGTGAGAATTTGTTTTACTAAATCAGAGCCACGCTTGGAGCTGGTTTCTAGAGTTTTGAACAGTTCTTGAGTCCTTATATCCACATTTTTACATCTGGAAGGCAACAGTTGGGCAATCATCACAATGGGAGCAAACACATTATTGAGGTCGTGGGCAATGCCACTGGCTAGAGTGCCGATACTTTCCAGCCGTTGAACGCGGTAAAATTGTAGTTCTAGTTGTTTTTTCTCGGTGATGTTGGTGTTAACTACTAAGATTGATGGGGAATCTCCGAATTGATTGTGTAC comes from the Nostoc sp. PCC 7120 = FACHB-418 genome and includes:
- a CDS encoding 2Fe-2S iron-sulfur cluster-binding protein, whose protein sequence is MNVCVRFLPDDVTTNAEVGEALLDVADRAGVFIPTGCLMGSCHACTVELEDGEVIRACLSAVPPGREELIIHLFSDPTW
- a CDS encoding Npun_F0494 family protein; its protein translation is MPTMVSPTPKAFSYPQTTIERARRSLICSPFNIGLFATMRSQSVSVGAIANETGVKNGYTKNSLPELVCDNELDWLIQVGLLRREVDGQGITDGFRLTPLGHQLIEKYQGKNLPAPSWRDRLYDIVIRWFRLPF
- the trxA gene encoding thioredoxin produces the protein MPTDTVAYVQENEFDTVLSEDKVVVVDFTATWCGPCRLVSPLMDQLADEYKGRVKVVKVDVDNNKPLFKRFGLRSIPAVLIFKDGELTEKIVGVSPYEQFSGAVEKLI
- a CDS encoding ABC transporter permease; the protein is MSVTPKSDINWQPATSPQTNLNTAPNFFGDLVQETLALTRRLFIQLQRRPSTLLAGIIQPVMWLVLFGALFQNAPKGLFGSTTNYGQFLAAGVIVFTAFAGALNAGLPIMFDREFGFLNRLLVAPLASRFSIVFASAIFIVSQSLLQAAVIVAAAAFLGAGLPDVAGLGAIALIVFLLALGVTAISLGLAFALPGHIELIAVIFVTNLPLLFASTALAPLSFMPKWLQVVATLNPLSYAIEPIRYLYLHSQWGLGDVVMQASWGDVTFGGALLILFSFAFVALLSIQPQLRRTLA
- a CDS encoding daunorubicin resistance protein DrrA family ABC transporter ATP-binding protein, with amino-acid sequence MAPAVLIQNLQKRYGTVEAVKDVSFQVEPGEIFGLLGPNGAGKTTTLRALCTLTTPDAGKIEVSGISVLDNPRVARQRLGYVAQEVALDKVLTGKELLQLQAALYHLPNAIAKQRIDTVLDLLGLQEYANKKTGTYSGGLRKRLDLAAGLLHSPDVLVLDEPTVGLDIESRFVVWEFLRKLRVSGTTVVITSHYLEEIDALADRVAIIDRGVVIAVGTPSELKDRVGGDRITLRIREFSPTAEAEQAKSLLQGLPFVKEVIINNAQGNSLNLVVTPQNDALITIQQALNNASLPIFGIAQSRPSLDDVYLAATGRTLLDAELAAVANRDPKAEKKQNMR
- a CDS encoding peroxiredoxin produces the protein MPLAVGTDAPAFTVKDTNGNTVSLSDFAGKTVVLYFYPKDDTPGCTKQACSFRDAQSDYKNKDVVVLGVSADDEGSHQAFTQKYNLNFPLLADTNKTLISAYDVDGGGYAKRVTYVIGPDGKIVHVDASVNTTTHAGDVLAALGL
- the infC gene encoding translation initiation factor IF-3, whose protein sequence is MIVVQKQLINSQIKSPQVFLIDHENNNRGLIDTYEALQLAQSVELDLVVVSQSKDTPVAKILNYGKLQYQKKKRQGQSARPTVKEVRFRPNVGAADYNLRIEQALQWLSKGDSVKFAIRLRGRENQYREQAGQMLERIVTDLSQVGKVQSLDKRSLIVQIMPA
- the cobQ gene encoding cobyric acid synthase CobQ — protein: MKSIMVVGTTSHAGKSLISTAICRILSRRGWRVAPFKGQNMALNAYVTANGGEIGYAQAVQAWAAGVVPWVEMNPILLKPQGDMTSQVIIRGRPVGRVNAADYYEQYFEPGWRAIEESLQHLATEFDLVVCEGAGSPAEINLKHRDLTNMRVAKYLNAPTLLVVDIDRGGAFAHVVGTLELLDPEERQLIKGVVINKFRGQRSLLDPGIKWLEERTGIPVVGVIPYLQEVFPAEDSLDLLERKTHKAHADLQITVVRLPRIANFTDFDPLESEPTVAVKYISPKQDLGHPDAVILPGTKTTIADLILLQKTGMAEAIQNYAASGGTVLGICGGYQILGQMIADPEGIEGQAGRYQGLNLLPIRTVITGQKIARQRQVSSNFPQQGLPVNGFEIHQGRSRVEPQGDSQAFQPLFDDVNLGLVDSCQSVWGSYLHGLFDNGPWRRAWLNRLRQQRGLKSLPTGVANYREQREQMLDNIATEVENHLDLTPFLP